In Osmia lignaria lignaria isolate PbOS001 chromosome 5, iyOsmLign1, whole genome shotgun sequence, a single genomic region encodes these proteins:
- the LOC117609785 gene encoding uncharacterized protein LOC117609785, producing the protein MNAIMMFMVVVGLCAAMPQYYIPEGFVYPHPANLLNSAVEDTLPNELRNDFYKNPIIAAKLAKESWIFNKEMQVIDRETDKIPREKVYNVLHNAGFVRK; encoded by the exons ATGAACGCAATTATGATGTTTATGGTCGTCGTAGGATTGTGTGCAGCTATGCCACAATACTACATTCCTGAAGGTTTTGTGTATCCTCATCCGGCTAATCTATTGAATTCAGCGGTAGAAGATACCTTACCCAACGAGTTGCGAAACGACTTCTACAAAAATCCTATAATTGCAGCCAAACTTGCGAAAGAATCATGGATTTTCAACAAAGAGATGCag GTAATTGATCGTGAAACGGATAAAATTCCACGAGAAAAAGTATACAACGTTCTTCATAATGCCGGATTTGTACGAAAATAA
- the PQBP1 gene encoding poly-glutamine tract binding protein 1, producing the protein MPLPAALAARLAKRGLISGSEKQESSKKESKKKIHEEVIAEDYDSTKEEINQIDISQKFMGYSGCPNKYNIYHECTKQCKELWGLGHVQPSDKYLKKQMRLIQRYPLPETWKAVYDPGSGQHYYWDWSSDLVSWLPPSHPKCQISQPASQLREELHLKAADQDDNMSSDDSGSDQEPMEVDETEAKSDRKDRKPESRVRHKPGDNKRNQRVERLENKEKKDRTLDPMDPASYSDIPRGKWSDGLARHNEAKTGADTTASGPLYQMRPYPSPGAVLRSNRANKAESESSNKPKVSGPEKPE; encoded by the exons atgcctcttccagctgcATTAGCTGCGCGACTTGCAAAAAGAGGACTTATTTCTGGATCTGAAAAACAAG AATCTTCAAAAAAGGAATCAAAGAAAAAGATACATGAAGAAGTAATAGCCGAGGATTATGATAGCACcaaagaagaaattaatcaaattgatatttcacaaaaatttaTG ggATATAGTGGTTGTCCtaacaaatataatatttatcatGAATGTACTAAACAATGTAAAGAATTATGGGGGCTTGGACATGTACAACCTTctgacaaatatttaaaaaaacaaatgcGACTGATACAAAGGTATCCCTTACCAGAAACTTGGAAAGCTGTTTATGACCCAGGATC TGGACAACATTATTATTGGGATTGGTCATCTGATTTGGTATCTTGGTTACCACCTAGTCACCCAAAATGTCAAATATCTCAACCAGCATCTCAATTGAGAGAGGAATTACATCTTAAAGCAGCAGATCAAGATGATAATATGTCCAGTGATGATAGTGGTAGCGATCAAGAACCGATGGAA GTAGATGAAACAGAAGCAAAATCAGATAGGAAAGATAGGAAACCAGAAAGCAGAGTAAGGCATAAACCAGGAGATAACAAAAGAAATCAAAGAGTGGAAAGATtggaaaataaagagaaaaaagatcGGACACTAGATCCTATGGATCCAGCATCTTATAGTGATATTCCACG AGGAAAATGGTCTGATGGTTTAGCAAGACACAATGAAGCTAAAACAGGTGCAGACACAACTGCTTCAGGTCCACTTTATCAAATGAGACCATACCCGAGTCCAGGCGCGGTTCTTCGGTCAAATAGAGCTAATAAAGCAGAATCAGAATCATCTAACAAACCTAAAGTATCGGGTCCTGAAAAACCAGAATAA
- the LOC117609817 gene encoding uncharacterized protein LOC117609817, producing MQFEIIFMTVAATLLQGGQSGFVSIRMPYLNPAGVTYINNVEPEAHLYGLPARVEAQHVGYAAAQVPAVAAVPYVKHVPTVSHVPITKIEAQHALLEKQLDVVKPAVSTRKFEVRRPAIQKQFFDIEERVVVRPAGSAVLELDQPTSKTPKGPAVIQSLYPHYESGQAIGQQVVSSTPAPSDDETVVVDNPEFRNRAVQDQANASGAQTRINFNGAQSGDTFVAHDPSPNVVVSPNSTPEEDRQNQNRLLELLTARGNVAEVGFGNLGLAKSAVGDAGQIRSRVISATPAPEYADSADERVSTRRVVVSRPIETLQEVNVVEPATKIERVSVHQPTLIKTARLDHVQVHGSVPIVGKALTPTIAHTAVPVYQKAFSPAYEYYH from the exons ATGCAGTTTGAAATCATCTTCATGACAGTGGCAGCCACGTTGCTGCAGGGTGGCCAGAGTGGTTTTGTATCCATCAGAATGCCTTACTTGAATCCGGCAGGTGTAACCTACATCAACAATGTCGAGCCTGAGGCACATCTTTACGGGCTTCCTGCTAGAGTCGAGGCTCAGCATGTTGGATACGCTGCCGCCCAAGTGCCAGCAGTAGCTGCTGTGCCCTATGTCAAACACGTGCCCACTGTATCTCATGTGCCAATAACGAAAATTGAAGCTCAACATGCTCTCTTGGAGAAGCAGTTGGATGTAGTGAAACCAGCCGTTTCGACCCGCAAATTTGAA GTCCGTCGTCCAGCAATTCAGAAGCAGTTCTTCGACATCGAGGAACGTGTTGTGGTTCGTCCAGCTGGATCAGCCGTGCTCGAATTGGACCAACCAACCTCGAAGACACCTAAAGGACCAGCAGTGATCCAATCTCTGTATCCCCACTATGAATCCGGACAAGCAATTGGCCAGCAAGTTGTTTCTTCTACTCCAGCCCCTAGTGATGATGAAACCGTAGTCGTGGACAATCCTGAATTCCGTAATCGTGCTGTACAGGACCAG GCTAACGCATCTGGAGCGCAAACAAGAATCAACTTCAATGGTGCACAATCAGGAGACACCTTTGTTGCTCATGATCCATCACCAAACGTAGTTGTAAGTCCTAATTCCACTCCTGAAGAGGACAGGCAGAATCAAAACAGGCTGCTCGAGTTACTCACTGCTCGTGGAAACGTTGCTGAG GTGGGATTCGGTAATCTCGGACTCGCCAAGTCTGCAGTTGGAGACGCCGGTCAAATAAGAAGTCGGGTGATCTCCGCAACTCCTGCTCCAGAATACGCGGACTCGGCTGATGAACGCGTGTCTACACGACGAGTCGTGGTCAGCAGACCCATCGAAACTCTTCAAGAAGTGAACGTCGTGGAACCAGCGACGAAAATTGAAAGAGTATCCGTGCATCAACCCACCCTCATTAAAACAGCACGTCTCGACCACGTTCAGGTTCACGGTTCCGTACCAATCGTCGGGAAGGCTCTTACACCGACCATCGCTCATACTGCAGTTCCAGTTTACCAGAAGGCTTTCTCCCCAGCTTACGAATACTACCATTAA